In a genomic window of Pseudomonas putida:
- the dnaX gene encoding DNA polymerase III subunit gamma/tau: MSYQVLARKWRPRSFREMVGQTHVLKALINALDSQRLHHAYLFTGTRGVGKTTIARIIAKCLNCETGITSTPCGECSVCREIDEGRFVDLIEIDAASRTKVEDTRELLDNVQYAPSRGRFKVYLIDEVHMLSSHSFNALLKTLEEPPPYVKFILATTDPQKLPATILSRCLQFSLKNMTPERVVEHLTHVLGVENVPFEDDALWLLGRAADGSMRDAMSLTDQAIAFGEGKVMAADVRAMLGTLDHGQVYDVLHALIEGDAKALLEAVRHLAEQGPDWNGVLSEILNVLHRVAIAQALPDGVDNGHGDRDRVLALAQALPAEDVQFYYQMGLIGRRDLPLAPDPRGGFEMVLLRMLAFRPADTADAPRQPLKPVGISQATVDSAKSVAATPVAAPVVAAAVAPVVEPPAPEPIPEPEPVAPVVAPQPAVEAVVAEEVIDLPWNDPVEPEAAQQPAVEPLLETVSEQPELPPVMTPTPDSVVPDAPEWAAAPIPEPTVAEVDAATPGMDLDDEPPLDEDYIEPDMDSAYSYLDDLASEHTAEPAPEPEPEPAAAPATGLALQWLELFPKLPISGMTGSIAANCTLIAVDGDNWLLHLDPAHSALFNATQQRRLNDALNQYHGRTLTLTMELIKPEQETPAQAASRRRADRQREAEESIHGDPFIQQMMQQFGAVIRNDTIEPVEALVSQG, from the coding sequence ATGAGTTATCAGGTTCTTGCACGTAAATGGCGTCCGCGCTCGTTCCGCGAAATGGTCGGCCAGACCCATGTGCTCAAGGCTCTGATCAATGCCTTGGACAGCCAGCGGCTGCACCATGCCTACCTGTTCACCGGTACGCGCGGGGTCGGCAAGACCACGATCGCGCGAATCATCGCCAAATGCCTGAACTGTGAAACAGGTATCACTTCCACGCCTTGTGGCGAGTGTTCGGTATGTCGCGAGATCGACGAAGGTCGCTTCGTCGACCTGATCGAGATCGACGCCGCCAGTCGCACCAAGGTCGAGGACACGCGCGAGCTGCTGGACAATGTGCAATACGCACCGAGCCGTGGGCGCTTCAAGGTCTACCTGATCGACGAAGTGCACATGCTCTCCAGCCATTCTTTCAATGCGCTGCTCAAAACCCTCGAAGAACCGCCACCCTACGTCAAGTTCATCCTGGCGACCACCGACCCGCAGAAACTTCCTGCAACGATTCTCTCGCGGTGCCTGCAGTTCTCCCTGAAAAACATGACACCCGAGCGTGTGGTCGAGCATTTGACCCACGTGCTGGGCGTCGAGAACGTGCCGTTCGAGGACGATGCGCTGTGGCTGCTGGGTCGCGCCGCTGATGGTTCGATGCGCGATGCCATGAGCCTGACCGACCAGGCGATTGCCTTCGGTGAAGGCAAGGTCATGGCCGCTGATGTGCGAGCGATGCTCGGCACCCTGGATCACGGCCAGGTCTATGACGTCCTGCATGCACTGATCGAAGGTGATGCCAAGGCGCTGCTCGAAGCGGTCCGCCACCTGGCAGAACAAGGTCCGGACTGGAACGGGGTTCTCTCGGAAATCCTCAACGTGCTGCACCGTGTCGCCATTGCCCAGGCGCTGCCTGACGGCGTCGACAACGGTCACGGCGATCGTGACCGGGTGCTGGCGCTGGCCCAGGCCCTGCCGGCCGAAGACGTGCAGTTCTACTATCAGATGGGGCTGATCGGCCGCCGCGACCTGCCTCTGGCACCGGATCCGCGGGGTGGCTTCGAAATGGTGCTGCTGCGGATGCTCGCCTTCCGGCCCGCCGACACCGCGGATGCCCCAAGGCAACCGCTAAAGCCAGTGGGGATCAGCCAGGCCACGGTTGATTCCGCGAAATCAGTGGCTGCCACGCCGGTTGCTGCACCGGTAGTCGCTGCGGCAGTTGCACCGGTTGTGGAGCCCCCCGCACCAGAGCCGATTCCAGAGCCCGAACCGGTTGCGCCTGTGGTTGCGCCGCAGCCAGCGGTCGAAGCGGTGGTGGCCGAAGAAGTGATCGACCTGCCGTGGAATGATCCGGTCGAACCCGAGGCTGCTCAGCAGCCTGCCGTGGAACCGCTACTGGAAACCGTCAGCGAACAACCCGAACTGCCACCCGTGATGACGCCGACGCCTGACAGCGTAGTGCCGGACGCACCGGAATGGGCCGCCGCGCCGATCCCGGAGCCAACGGTGGCCGAGGTCGATGCCGCTACGCCGGGCATGGACCTGGATGATGAGCCGCCGCTGGACGAGGATTACATCGAGCCGGACATGGATTCGGCCTACAGCTACCTCGATGACCTGGCCAGCGAGCATACCGCCGAGCCGGCACCGGAGCCTGAACCCGAGCCTGCCGCCGCACCTGCCACCGGCTTGGCCCTGCAATGGCTGGAGTTGTTCCCGAAACTGCCGATTTCCGGCATGACCGGCAGCATCGCCGCCAACTGCACGCTGATCGCCGTGGATGGCGACAATTGGCTGCTGCATCTGGATCCGGCCCACAGCGCACTGTTCAACGCCACGCAGCAGCGTCGCCTGAACGATGCGTTGAACCAATATCACGGGCGTACGCTGACGCTGACCATGGAGCTGATCAAGCCCGAGCAGGAAACCCCGGCCCAGGCGGCCTCTCGCCGACGCGCAGACCGTCAGCGCGAGGCCGAGGAATCGATCCACGGCGATCCGTTCATCCAGCAAATGATGCAGCAGTTCGGTGCGGTGATCCGTAACGATACTATTGAACCTGTCGAAGCCCTGGTCAGTCAGGGCTAA
- the recR gene encoding recombination mediator RecR — translation MSFSPLIRQLIDALRVLPGVGQKTAQRMALQLLERDRSGGVRLAQAMSQAMEGVGHCRLCRTLTEDDLCPQCADTRRDDTLLCVVEGPMDVYAVEQTGFRGRYFVLKGHLSPLDGLGPEAIGIPQLMARIEEAGTFTEVILATNPTVEGEATAHYIAQLLSSKGLVASRIAHGVPLGGELELVDGGTLAHSFAGRKPISL, via the coding sequence ATGAGCTTCAGCCCTTTGATTCGCCAACTGATCGATGCCCTGCGCGTGCTGCCGGGCGTGGGTCAGAAAACCGCCCAGCGTATGGCGTTGCAGTTGCTCGAACGTGATCGCAGTGGCGGCGTGCGACTGGCGCAGGCCATGAGCCAGGCCATGGAAGGGGTCGGGCACTGCCGTTTGTGCCGCACGCTGACCGAGGACGACCTGTGCCCGCAATGCGCCGACACCCGCCGCGACGACACCTTGCTGTGCGTCGTGGAAGGGCCGATGGATGTCTATGCGGTGGAGCAGACCGGCTTTCGCGGTCGCTATTTCGTGCTCAAGGGACACCTGTCACCCCTCGATGGCCTGGGGCCGGAGGCCATTGGTATTCCGCAGTTGATGGCGCGAATCGAGGAAGCGGGGACGTTTACCGAAGTCATTCTCGCCACCAACCCGACCGTCGAAGGCGAAGCCACGGCGCATTACATCGCCCAGTTGCTCAGCAGCAAAGGCCTCGTTGCTTCACGCATCGCCCATGGCGTGCCGCTGGGTGGGGAGCTGGAGCTGGTGGATGGCGGGACGCTGGCGCATTCGTTTGCCGGGCGCAAGCCCATTTCGTTGTAG
- the fnr gene encoding fumarate/nitrate reduction transcriptional regulator Fnr, producing MSEPVKLRTHNQAHCKDCSLAPLCLPLSLNLEDMDALDEIVKRGRPLKKGEFLFRQGDTFDSVYAVRSGALKTFNLSDAGEEQLTGFHLPSELVGLSGMDTEKHPVSAQALETTSVCEIPFERLDELALQLPQLRRQLMRVMSREIRDDQQMMLLLSKKTADERIATFLVNLSARFRARGFSANQFRLSMSRNEIGNYLGLAVETVSRVFTRFQQNELIAAEGKEIRILDPIQLCALAGGSVEG from the coding sequence ATGTCCGAGCCAGTAAAACTGCGCACTCACAATCAGGCTCACTGCAAGGACTGCAGCCTGGCCCCGCTGTGTCTGCCACTGTCGCTGAATCTGGAAGACATGGATGCACTGGACGAAATCGTCAAGCGTGGCCGTCCACTGAAAAAAGGCGAGTTTCTGTTCCGCCAGGGTGACACCTTCGATTCCGTTTACGCCGTGCGTTCCGGCGCGCTGAAAACCTTCAACCTGAGCGATGCCGGCGAAGAACAACTCACCGGCTTCCACCTGCCAAGTGAATTGGTGGGCCTCTCGGGCATGGACACCGAAAAGCATCCGGTGTCGGCACAGGCATTGGAAACCACCTCGGTCTGTGAAATCCCCTTCGAACGCCTGGACGAACTGGCCCTGCAACTGCCGCAGCTGCGTCGCCAGCTGATGCGGGTGATGAGCCGCGAGATCCGCGACGATCAACAGATGATGTTGCTGCTGTCGAAAAAGACCGCCGACGAGCGCATCGCCACTTTCCTGGTCAACCTGTCGGCACGTTTCCGTGCCCGGGGTTTCTCCGCCAACCAGTTCCGCCTGAGCATGTCGCGCAACGAAATCGGCAACTACCTGGGCCTGGCGGTGGAAACCGTGTCGCGGGTGTTCACGCGCTTCCAGCAGAACGAACTGATCGCCGCCGAAGGCAAGGAGATCCGCATTCTCGACCCGATCCAGCTGTGCGCCCTGGCCGGTGGTTCGGTCGAAGGTTGA
- a CDS encoding substrate-binding periplasmic protein codes for MRLALGALLLISLNGTAAEAPLRFVVPDSWSMPMVQLEHGRPTQGILYDVMLSLATQVGVPAEFHVLPRGRIQNAMEQGEINIRCYVAQSWLPNLSGDYLWSIPLWTQPDLLVSRPAPQTSVLPASLPRQTIGTVLGYSYPTLQPLFDANQLQRDDARNQELVLEKLQAGRNHYAVSNQWTLDWFNQRLLPEQRLQAVAVLQEQSVGCYVRNDPEVPVQRILRTLVRMKMSGEIDDIIRLYIGGKP; via the coding sequence ATGCGGCTGGCCCTGGGGGCGTTGCTGTTGATCAGCCTGAACGGCACCGCTGCCGAGGCACCGTTGCGCTTCGTGGTGCCCGACAGTTGGTCGATGCCCATGGTGCAGCTGGAACATGGCCGGCCGACCCAGGGCATCCTGTACGACGTGATGCTCAGCCTCGCGACTCAGGTTGGCGTGCCGGCGGAATTTCACGTACTGCCGCGTGGCCGGATCCAGAACGCCATGGAACAGGGCGAAATCAATATCCGCTGTTACGTCGCACAGTCCTGGCTGCCCAACCTGTCCGGCGACTACCTCTGGAGCATCCCGCTCTGGACCCAGCCCGATCTGCTGGTCAGCCGCCCTGCCCCACAAACCTCCGTACTGCCTGCGAGCCTGCCGCGACAGACCATCGGTACCGTGCTCGGCTACAGCTATCCGACCCTGCAACCGCTGTTCGACGCCAATCAACTGCAACGGGACGACGCCCGCAATCAGGAACTGGTACTGGAAAAACTCCAGGCCGGCCGCAATCACTACGCCGTCAGCAATCAATGGACACTGGACTGGTTCAACCAGCGGTTACTGCCGGAGCAGCGACTGCAAGCCGTGGCGGTACTGCAGGAACAAAGTGTCGGCTGTTATGTGCGCAATGACCCCGAAGTGCCCGTGCAACGGATACTGCGCACGCTGGTGCGGATGAAAATGTCCGGGGAAATCGACGACATCATCAGGTTGTACATCGGTGGCAAGCCTTAA
- a CDS encoding acyl-CoA dehydrogenase family protein: MPAFADYFDPSHQLIRDSVRRFVEREILPDIDQWEEAESFPRELYLKAGAAGILGIGYPERFGGSHEGDLFAKVAASEELMRCGSGGLVAGLGSLDIGLPPILKWARPEVRDRVVPQVLSGERISALAVTEPGGGSDVANLQTRAVRDGDVYRVNGSKTFITSGVRADFYTVAVRTGEPGFAGISLLLIEKGTPGFTVGRQLKKMGWWASDTAELFFDDCRVPVGNLIGSENMGFACIMGNFQSERLALALMANMTAQLALEESLKWAREREAFGKPIGKFQVIKHRLAEMATAVEVSREFTYRQAAKMAAGQSVIKEISMAKNVATDTADRVTFDAVQILGGLGYMRESLVERLYRDNRILSIGGGTREVMNEIISKQMGL, encoded by the coding sequence ATGCCTGCCTTTGCCGACTACTTCGACCCCAGCCACCAATTGATCCGCGACAGCGTCCGACGTTTCGTCGAGCGCGAGATTCTTCCGGACATTGACCAGTGGGAAGAGGCTGAAAGCTTCCCCCGCGAGCTTTATCTCAAGGCCGGAGCGGCGGGGATTCTCGGTATCGGTTACCCGGAACGTTTCGGCGGCAGCCATGAAGGCGACCTGTTTGCCAAAGTCGCCGCCAGCGAAGAACTGATGCGATGCGGCTCAGGCGGCCTGGTCGCAGGGCTCGGGTCGCTGGATATCGGCCTGCCGCCGATTCTCAAGTGGGCCAGGCCCGAAGTCCGGGACCGGGTCGTACCGCAAGTGTTGTCAGGCGAGAGGATCAGCGCCCTGGCCGTCACCGAACCCGGTGGCGGTTCCGATGTGGCAAATCTGCAAACCCGCGCCGTGCGCGACGGTGATGTTTATCGGGTCAACGGCAGCAAGACCTTCATTACCAGCGGCGTGCGCGCGGACTTTTATACAGTTGCGGTGCGCACCGGCGAGCCGGGTTTCGCCGGCATCAGCCTGTTGTTGATCGAGAAGGGCACGCCTGGCTTCACCGTGGGCCGGCAACTGAAAAAGATGGGCTGGTGGGCATCGGACACCGCCGAACTGTTCTTCGACGATTGCAGGGTACCTGTGGGCAATCTGATTGGTAGTGAAAACATGGGATTCGCCTGCATCATGGGCAATTTCCAGAGCGAGCGCCTGGCGCTGGCCCTGATGGCCAACATGACCGCGCAGCTTGCGCTGGAGGAAAGCCTGAAGTGGGCGCGTGAGCGAGAGGCCTTCGGCAAACCCATCGGCAAATTCCAGGTGATCAAGCACCGACTCGCGGAAATGGCCACGGCGGTCGAGGTTTCAAGGGAGTTCACTTACCGGCAGGCGGCGAAGATGGCCGCAGGGCAGAGTGTGATCAAGGAGATTTCCATGGCCAAGAATGTCGCCACCGACACCGCCGACCGGGTGACCTTCGACGCCGTGCAGATCCTCGGCGGCCTGGGTTACATGCGCGAGAGCCTGGTGGAGCGGCTGTATCGGGATAACCGGATTTTGTCGATTGGCGGGGGGACGCGGGAAGTGATGAACGAGATCATCAGCAAGCAGATGGGGCTCTGA
- a CDS encoding adenine phosphoribosyltransferase: MALDSFDIKTLIRPVIDFPKPGVIFRDITPLFQSPTAMRVVMDSFAQRYVEADFTHIGAMDARGFLIGSVLAYQLNKPLVLFRKQGKLPADVLAEGYATEYGEAFLEVHADSLCEGDSVVMFDDLIATGGTLIAAANLIRRMGARVHEAAAIIDLPELGGSQRLVEMGIPAFCLTQFSLSEK, encoded by the coding sequence ATGGCCCTCGACTCCTTCGACATCAAAACCCTTATCCGCCCTGTGATCGACTTTCCCAAGCCGGGCGTGATTTTCCGTGACATCACTCCACTGTTTCAGTCGCCGACCGCCATGCGCGTGGTGATGGACAGCTTTGCCCAGCGTTATGTCGAGGCCGATTTCACCCACATCGGCGCCATGGATGCCCGTGGTTTCCTGATTGGCTCGGTGCTGGCCTATCAGTTGAACAAACCGCTGGTGCTGTTCCGCAAGCAAGGCAAATTGCCCGCCGACGTGCTGGCCGAAGGTTACGCGACCGAATACGGCGAAGCTTTCCTGGAAGTTCATGCCGACAGCCTGTGCGAGGGCGACTCGGTGGTGATGTTCGATGACCTGATCGCTACCGGCGGTACCCTGATTGCTGCGGCGAACCTGATTCGCCGCATGGGCGCCCGGGTTCATGAAGCGGCGGCGATCATTGATTTGCCGGAGCTGGGTGGGTCGCAGCGTTTGGTCGAGATGGGCATTCCTGCGTTTTGCCTGACGCAGTTTTCCCTTTCCGAGAAGTAA
- the ccoS gene encoding cbb3-type cytochrome oxidase assembly protein CcoS produces the protein MPALYVMIPAALLIVAIAVYIFFWAVDSGQYDDLDGPAHSILFDDQDPNHTAAVDEASGQPTKPDDKAPPHA, from the coding sequence ATGCCAGCTCTTTACGTGATGATCCCCGCCGCCCTGCTGATCGTGGCCATCGCTGTCTACATTTTCTTCTGGGCGGTCGACAGCGGTCAGTACGACGACCTCGATGGCCCGGCCCACAGCATCCTGTTCGACGATCAGGACCCGAACCACACCGCAGCCGTCGACGAGGCCAGCGGCCAGCCAACCAAACCCGACGACAAGGCACCGCCCCATGCTTGA
- the hemN gene encoding oxygen-independent coproporphyrinogen III oxidase, producing the protein MLDAIRWDTDLIRRYDLAGPRYTSYPTAMQFNAQVTSFDLFHALRDSRKALRPLSLYVHVPFCANICYYCACNKVITKDRGRALPYLQRLEQEIQLIACHLDPAQKVEQLHFGGGTPTFLSHDELRQLMAHLREHFNLLADDSGDYGIEIDPREADWSTMGLLRELGFNRVSIGLQDLDPAVQRAVNRLQTLEQTRAVIDAARTLQFRSINIDLIYGLPKQTPDNFARTVEEVINLQPDRLSVFNYAHLPERFMPQRRINSNDLPTPAQKLEMLQRTIDQLTAAGYRYIGMDHFALPDDELAIAQEESTLQRNFQGYTTHGHCDLIGLGVSAISQIGDLYCQNSSDLTQYQSSLASAQLATSRGLVCDADDRLRRAVIQQLICHFSLDFAEVEQAFNIDFQGYFGELWPQLQQMAKDGLIELDREGINVLPAGRLLVRSVCMVFDGYLQQHNQQRFSRVI; encoded by the coding sequence CTGCTCGACGCCATTCGTTGGGACACCGATCTGATCCGCCGTTATGACCTGGCGGGACCGCGCTACACCTCCTATCCGACCGCCATGCAATTCAACGCCCAGGTCACCAGCTTCGATCTGTTTCACGCCCTGCGCGACAGTCGCAAGGCCCTGCGGCCCTTGTCGCTGTATGTGCACGTGCCGTTCTGCGCGAACATTTGCTACTACTGCGCCTGCAACAAAGTCATCACCAAGGATCGTGGCCGCGCCCTGCCCTACCTGCAGCGCCTGGAACAGGAAATCCAGCTCATCGCCTGCCATCTGGACCCGGCGCAAAAGGTCGAGCAACTGCACTTCGGCGGCGGCACACCAACCTTCCTCAGCCATGACGAATTGCGCCAGCTAATGGCGCACCTGCGCGAGCACTTCAATTTGCTCGCCGACGATTCCGGTGACTACGGCATCGAAATCGACCCCCGAGAAGCCGACTGGTCGACCATGGGACTGTTGCGCGAGCTGGGCTTCAACCGCGTCAGCATCGGCCTGCAAGACCTCGACCCGGCGGTACAGCGCGCGGTCAATCGCCTGCAAACCCTGGAGCAAACCCGCGCGGTGATCGACGCGGCCCGCACTCTGCAGTTCCGCTCGATCAACATCGACCTGATCTACGGCTTGCCGAAACAGACCCCGGACAACTTCGCCCGCACCGTCGAAGAAGTCATCAACCTGCAACCGGACCGTCTCTCGGTGTTCAACTACGCCCACCTGCCGGAGCGGTTCATGCCGCAACGGCGGATCAACAGCAATGATCTGCCGACGCCCGCGCAGAAACTGGAAATGCTGCAGCGCACCATTGATCAGTTGACCGCTGCCGGCTACCGCTACATCGGCATGGATCACTTCGCCCTGCCTGATGATGAACTGGCGATTGCCCAGGAAGAATCGACCCTGCAACGCAACTTCCAGGGTTACACCACCCACGGTCATTGCGATTTGATCGGCCTGGGAGTGTCGGCGATCAGCCAGATCGGCGATCTGTACTGCCAGAACAGCAGCGACCTGACCCAATACCAGAGCAGCCTGGCCTCAGCGCAACTGGCCACCAGCCGTGGCCTGGTGTGCGACGCCGACGACCGGCTTCGCCGTGCCGTGATCCAACAACTGATCTGCCATTTCAGCCTGGACTTCGCCGAGGTCGAACAGGCCTTCAATATCGATTTCCAGGGCTATTTCGGCGAACTTTGGCCGCAATTGCAGCAAATGGCCAAGGATGGGTTGATCGAACTGGACCGCGAAGGAATCAACGTGTTGCCTGCGGGACGTCTGTTGGTGCGTTCGGTATGCATGGTGTTCGATGGCTACTTGCAACAGCACAACCAACAACGCTTTTCCCGGGTGATCTGA
- a CDS encoding YbaB/EbfC family nucleoid-associated protein: MMKGGMAGLMKQAQQMQEKMAKMQEELANAEVTGKAGGDLVSVVMTGRHDLKKVSIDPSLLPGLDEDDREVVEDLVAAAVNAAVRQIEANSQEKMGSMTAGMQLPPGMKLPF, encoded by the coding sequence ATGATGAAAGGTGGCATGGCCGGCCTGATGAAGCAGGCGCAGCAAATGCAGGAAAAAATGGCCAAGATGCAGGAAGAGCTGGCCAATGCCGAAGTCACCGGCAAGGCGGGTGGCGATCTGGTATCCGTAGTGATGACCGGTCGTCATGACTTGAAAAAAGTCAGCATCGATCCGAGTCTGCTGCCGGGTCTGGACGAGGACGACCGTGAAGTGGTCGAGGATCTGGTTGCCGCCGCGGTGAACGCCGCCGTGCGCCAGATCGAAGCCAACAGCCAGGAAAAAATGGGCAGCATGACCGCGGGCATGCAACTGCCACCGGGCATGAAACTGCCATTCTGA
- a CDS encoding sulfite exporter TauE/SafE family protein, with protein MLELAPLLVSAVILGLLGGGHCLGMCGGLMGALTLAIPKEQRSRRFRLLLAYNLGRILSYATAGLLIGLAGWAVASSPAAMFMRVLAGLLLIAMGLYLAGWWSGLTRIESLGRGLWRHIQPVANKLLPVSSVPRALLLGALWGWLPCGLVYSTLLWSASQGNALDSALLMLAFGLGTWPVLLATGLAAERVTALLRKRSVRMTGGLLVMLFGIWTLPGPHQHWLMGH; from the coding sequence ATGCTTGAATTGGCGCCCTTGCTGGTGTCTGCGGTGATTCTCGGTCTGCTCGGTGGCGGTCATTGCCTGGGGATGTGCGGCGGCCTGATGGGCGCGCTGACCCTGGCGATTCCCAAGGAGCAGCGCAGCCGTCGCTTTCGCCTGCTGCTGGCCTACAACCTCGGACGCATTCTCAGCTATGCCACTGCCGGCCTGCTGATTGGCCTGGCCGGCTGGGCGGTGGCCAGCAGCCCGGCGGCGATGTTCATGCGCGTGCTAGCCGGACTGTTGCTGATTGCCATGGGCTTGTACCTGGCGGGCTGGTGGAGTGGGCTGACGCGCATCGAAAGCCTCGGCCGCGGGCTGTGGCGGCATATCCAGCCCGTTGCGAACAAACTGTTGCCGGTGTCCAGCGTCCCTCGTGCATTGCTGCTGGGTGCGCTCTGGGGCTGGCTACCGTGCGGACTGGTCTATAGCACTTTGCTGTGGTCGGCCAGCCAGGGCAATGCGCTGGATAGCGCCCTGCTGATGCTCGCGTTTGGCCTCGGCACCTGGCCGGTGCTGCTCGCCACGGGGCTGGCGGCGGAGCGGGTGACGGCGTTGTTGCGCAAGCGAAGCGTGCGCATGACCGGCGGGTTGCTGGTCATGCTGTTTGGCATTTGGACCTTGCCTGGGCCGCATCAGCATTGGTTGATGGGGCATTAG
- a CDS encoding NADP-dependent oxidoreductase — protein sequence MSDPMTLNQRIVLASRPIGAPTPENFRLERVALPELAEGEVLLKTLYLSLDPYMRGRMSDAPSYAAPVEIGAVMTGGAVSRVERSLNPKFQEGDLVVGATGWQSHSINDGRSIMPIPSTLPSPSMALGILGMPGMTAYMGLMDIGQPKSGETLVVAAASGAVGSVVGQVAKIKGLRVVGVAGGADKCRYVKEELGFDACIDHKSADFAGELAKACPKGIDIYYENVGGKVFDAVVPLLNPKARIPLCGLIASYNVTEAPSGPDRLPQLQRTLLTKRVRIQGFIVFDDYGDRQPEFVSAMAPWVRDGKVKFREDVVDGLENAPQAFIGLLEGRNFGKLVIRVAQG from the coding sequence ATGTCCGACCCCATGACCCTCAACCAACGCATCGTCCTCGCCTCGCGCCCGATCGGCGCGCCAACCCCCGAGAATTTCCGCCTTGAACGGGTCGCACTGCCCGAGCTGGCCGAAGGCGAGGTGTTGCTCAAGACCCTTTATCTGTCCCTGGACCCCTACATGCGTGGACGCATGAGCGACGCACCGTCCTACGCCGCCCCAGTGGAAATCGGCGCGGTGATGACCGGTGGCGCGGTCAGTCGGGTCGAGCGTTCGCTCAATCCGAAGTTTCAGGAAGGCGATCTGGTGGTGGGGGCCACGGGTTGGCAAAGCCACAGCATCAATGACGGTCGCAGCATCATGCCGATCCCGTCGACATTGCCTAGCCCCTCCATGGCCCTCGGCATACTGGGCATGCCGGGCATGACCGCCTACATGGGCCTGATGGACATCGGCCAGCCGAAATCCGGCGAAACCCTGGTGGTCGCGGCCGCGTCCGGTGCAGTGGGTTCGGTGGTCGGGCAGGTGGCGAAAATCAAAGGCTTGCGCGTGGTCGGGGTGGCCGGGGGAGCAGACAAATGCCGCTATGTGAAAGAGGAATTGGGCTTTGACGCCTGCATCGATCACAAAAGTGCGGACTTCGCCGGGGAACTGGCGAAAGCCTGCCCCAAAGGCATCGACATCTATTACGAAAACGTCGGCGGCAAGGTGTTCGACGCAGTGGTGCCTCTGCTCAATCCCAAGGCGCGGATTCCGTTGTGCGGCCTGATTGCTTCGTACAACGTCACAGAGGCGCCGAGCGGCCCGGACCGACTGCCGCAGTTGCAGCGCACGCTGCTGACCAAGCGCGTACGGATCCAGGGCTTCATCGTGTTCGATGACTATGGCGACCGTCAGCCGGAATTTGTCAGCGCCATGGCGCCTTGGGTGCGCGACGGCAAAGTCAAGTTCCGCGAAGATGTGGTCGATGGCCTGGAGAACGCACCCCAGGCGTTCATCGGTCTGCTGGAGGGACGCAACTTCGGCAAACTGGTGATCCGGGTTGCCCAGGGCTAA